A region from the Arachis ipaensis cultivar K30076 chromosome B01, Araip1.1, whole genome shotgun sequence genome encodes:
- the LOC107613333 gene encoding uncharacterized protein LOC107613333 yields MIIPGPKIPGNDIDVYLEPLVDELKQLWDGVETYDANKGTTFKMRAALMWTISDFSGLGNLSGWNTYSGLACLTCHRRFLNQGHKYRVDRIRFDGQVESRDPPKKYSGADVLSVFFELPYWKDHMLRHNLDVMHIEKNICDNVVFTILNDSVKSKDNLKARKDLQSMGIRSELWPDEGGKYSSAIFTMSNPQKDVFLKTLQNVVFLDGYSSNIARCVDIRQRKLYELKSHDCHILMEQLLPILVKNALPSLLGALQNHVVQTLCQMEMIFPPSFFTVMVHLTVHLVDEIKLGGPVHYRWMFPIERYLGRLKQYVRNRAQAEGSIVEGYLSEEILTFCSRYLDNIETRINRPARVDDRPVDVTNNTGCNMFPEIGKASGAISHFVLTPMERDQAHRHVLVNCEAVAPFIEYVPMDSTVHSKEMKLLACGPMLQARCFGAYNVNGYKFRTITKEDGLKIQNSGVYVSSNTRSYASMRDNRVAIGSVDTTTSRGIKQDHLGLTSVNFARPIHTGDREEDEPYILASEAHLVYYVRDEVDPEWSVVVHVKPRDLYVMGGENEDVKATFSPQPRLNLSAAGDISDLQLTRDDDIEDLVADVSDNINYVA; encoded by the exons ATGATTATTCCCGGTCCTAAGATACCGGGTAACGACATCGATGTTTATTTGGAGCCCCTGGTGGATGAGTTGAAGCAACTCTGGGATGGCGTTGAAACTTATGATGCTAATAAGGGGACCACTTTCAAGATGCGTGCGGCGCTAATGTGGACTATTAGCGATTTTTCAGGGTTGGGAAATTTATCTGGGTGGAACACGTATAGTGGGTTAGCTTGTCTCACGT GCCATCGCCGCTTCTTGAATCAGGGCCATAAATATAGAGTAGACCGGATTAGATTTGACGGACAAGTTGAAAGCAGAGATCCACCGAAGAAATATTCTGGAGCAGATGTCTTAAG TGTGTTCTTTGAACTCCCGTACTGGAAGGATCACATGTTGCGTCATAACCTTGACGTGATGCATATAGAGAAGAACATTTGTGACAATGTGGTCTTCACTATCTTAAACGATAGCGTCAAATCAAAAGATAATCTTAAGGCTCGCAAAGATTTACAAAGTATGGGCATAAGGTCTGAATTGTGGCCGGACGAAGGTGGTAAATATTCTTCAGCAATCTTCACAATGTCGAATCCACAGAAGGATGTATTCCTGAAGACTCTACAGAATGTGGTCTTTCTAGATGGTTACTCGAGCAATATTGCTCGTTGTGTTGACATCCGGCAGCGCAAGTTGTATGAGTTGAAGAGTCACGACTGCCACATTCTTATGGAACAATTACTTccaattttggtgaaaaatgcaTTGCCAAGTCTG CTTGGTGCCCTTCAGAATCATGTTGTGCAAACTCTGTGTCAGATGGAAATGATttttcctccatccttcttcacTGTCATGGTTCACCTTACGGTGCACCTCGTTGATGAAATAAAACTTGGTGGTCCGGTACATTATCGGTGGATGTTTCCAATAGAAAG GTACTTAGGACGATTGAAGCAATACGTACGTAACAGGGCACAAGCAGAAGGCTCAATTGTGGAGGGCTATTTATCCGAGGAGATTTTGACATTCTGCTCCAGATATTTGGATAATATTGAGACTAGAATTAATCGACCAGCGCGAGTTGACGATCGACCTGTTGATGTTACAAACAATACAGGATGTAATATGTTCCCAGAAATTGGAAAAGCTTCAGGGGCTATATCACATTTTGTACTGACCCCAATGGAAAGAGATCAGGCACATCGTCATGTGCTAGTCAATTGCGAGGCCGTCGCTCCGTTTATTGAGTAC GTTCCAATGGACAGTACTGTACATTCGAAAGAAATGAAGTTGCTGGCATGTGGTCCCATGCTTCAGGCAAGATGTTTTGGGGCATATAATGTCAATGGGTACAAGTTTAGAACTATCACAAAGGAAGACGGGCTGAAAATACAAAATAGTGGAGTTTATGTCTCATCTAATACAAGAAGTTATGCCAGCATGCGTGACAACAGAGTGGCTATTGGTAGT GTTGATACAACTAcgagcagaggaatcaaacaagaCCATCTGGGCCTTACCAGCGTTAATTTTGCTCGTCCAATTCACACCGGTGATCGAGAAGAGGATGAACCATACATATTGGCATCAGAAGCTCATCTCGTGTACTATGTACGTGATGAAGTAGATCCAGAATGGAGTGTAGTGGTTCATGTAAAACCACGAGACTTGTATGTCATgggaggagagaatgaagatgttaaaGCTACTTTTTCTCCTCAGCCCAGGTTGAACCTGTCAGCAGCAGGTGACATCAGTGATTTACAGTTGACAAGGGATGATGATATAGAAGACCTAGTAGCAGATGTTTCTGATAACATCAATTATGTGGCATAG
- the LOC107613326 gene encoding uncharacterized protein LOC107613326, with the protein MIKCSCPQCGFQFMQIREDAYDHLLIKPFPAGYTLWLRHGEKLAEESSTCTPIVEKPTPEVNPYLQIVHEAFNFTMPPENEETTTADPVEDDDIELPYLYDGRSCEAQDFANLLADGAEKLYPGCSKYSKLSFLVKLHHIKCMCGVSDKAMSMILDLLRDAFEQAKFPSTLYEAKKTIRKLGIEYKKVDACPNDCMLYRGEDEDATKCKQCRTSRWKQKTRKGSVIKLKIPVRKNGKPLPAKTLCYFPLIPRLQRLFMCSKISSDMLWHKEANNNDGYLRHPRDAEAWKDFDAKYPFFFLTMLAVFA; encoded by the coding sequence ATGATAAAGTGTTCATGCCCTCAATGTGGGTTTCAATTTATGCAAATAAGAGAGGATGCGTATGACCACCTGTTGATAAAGCCCTTTCCCGCTGGCTATACTTTGTGGTTGCGTCATGGTGAGAAACTAGCTGAGGAGAGCTCTACTTGCACACCGATAGTTGAGAAACCTACACCCGAGGTGAATCCATATCTTCAAATAGTGCACGAGGCATTTAACTTCACAATGCCTCCTGAAAATGAGGAGACCACAACAGCGGATCCTGTAGAAGACGATGATATAGAGTTGCCGTACTTGTACGATGGTCGAAGTTGCGAGGCACAGGATTTTGCCAATCTTCTTGCGGATGGAGCGGAAAAATTATATCCCGGCTGCTCGAAATACTCAAAATTGTCTTTCCTAGTGAAGCTTCATCACATTAAGTGTATGTGTGGTGTGAGTGACAAGGCTATGTCGATGATTTTGGACTTATTGCGGGATGCATTTGAGCAAGCCAAATTTCCGTCCACTTTGTATGAAGCCAAGAAAACTATCCGAAAGTTAGGGATTGAGTACAAAAAGGTAGATGCATGCCCAAATGATTGCATGTTGTATCGGGGTGAGGATGAGGACGCAACCAAATGCAAGCAGTGTAGGACTTCACGATGGAAGCAGAAGACGCGAAAGGGTTCCGTTATAAAACTCAAAATACCTGTCAGGAAAAATGGAAAGCCTCTCCCAGCGAAGACTCTCTGTTACTTTCCTCTTATACCACGACTGCAACGGTTATTCATGTGTAGCAAAATTTCATCTGACATGTTATGGCATAAGGAGGCAAATAATAACGATGGGTACTTGAGGCATCCAAGGGACGCTGAAGCATGGAAAGACTTTGATGCAAagtatccttttttttttctaacgaTGCTCGCAGTGTTCGCTTAG
- the LOC107613316 gene encoding dnaJ protein homolog ANJ1-like produces the protein MRKCKSKTVHCSFNSPSNGSGSTAENFDENDEDYVNSSVVETVEFKELAQAYEVLSETEKCEIYDQYGEDALKEGMGGGHDPFDIFQFVDGFFEQVVLAEGGGRKGETMWFIPSRSRLETYTSEHLRSSRSLTMYFAQSAMGKYNHIKISSYCKEYKSGNSTKCAGCQGTGMKVSIRHLGPSIVQQMQHPCSECKGTGETISDRDRCPQCKGKKVVQEKKVLEVHVD, from the exons ATGCGAAAGTGCAAGAGCAAGACTGTGCATTGCAGTTTCAACTCACCTTCAAATGGGAGCGGAAGTACGGCTGAGAattttgatgaaaatgatgaagattATGTTAACTCTAGCGTGGTTGAAACTG TTGAG TTTAAAGAGCTTGCCCAGGCTTATGAGGTTCTGAGTGAAACTGAAAAGTGTGAGATTTATGATCAGTATGGTGAGGATGCTCTCAAAGAAGGAATGGGTGGCGGCCACGACCCATTTGATATCTTCCA ATTTGTTGATGGCTTCTTTGAACAGGTGGTATTAGCAGAGGGAGGAGGTAGAAAAGGGGAGACGATGTGGTTCATCCCCTCAAGGTCTCGCTTGGAGACCTATACCTCGGAACATCTAAGAAGCTCTCGCTCTCTCACAATGTACTTTGCTCAAAGTGCAATGGGTAAGTATAATCATATCAAAATTTCAAGTTATTG CAAAGAGTACAAGTCTGGAAATTCTACAAAGTGTGCTGGTTGCCAAGGAACTGGTATGAAGGTTTCCATCAGGCACCTTGGTCCCTCTATTGTTCAGCAAATGCAGCATCCTTGCAGTGAATGTAAGGGTACTGGCGAAACCATCAGTGACAGGGACCGTTGCCCACAGTGCAAAGGAAAGAAGGTTGTGCAAGAGAAGAAGGTTCTTGAGGTCCATGTGGATTAA